Proteins encoded in a region of the Paenibacillus sp. E222 genome:
- a CDS encoding NUDIX hydrolase has protein sequence MNKKEISAGGVVYRTGEDGKLQIQLIVDRYGKTTLAKGKMEAGETVEQTALREILEETGMVGRIVEPVDIIAYTYQHAEFGPVDKEVHYYLVEAESGDLQPQIEEIKGVDWYAPEEAWSRQQHSGYDNNDDILRVALNKLGINV, from the coding sequence ATGAATAAAAAAGAAATTTCGGCAGGCGGAGTCGTCTACCGCACGGGAGAAGACGGAAAGCTCCAAATTCAACTGATTGTAGATCGCTACGGCAAAACGACTCTCGCCAAGGGCAAAATGGAAGCTGGAGAAACGGTAGAACAAACCGCACTGCGTGAGATTCTGGAAGAGACAGGCATGGTCGGCCGAATTGTAGAACCCGTCGATATCATTGCTTATACGTATCAGCATGCTGAGTTTGGTCCGGTGGACAAGGAAGTTCATTATTATCTCGTTGAAGCGGAAAGCGGCGATCTGCAGCCTCAGATTGAAGAAATCAAAGGTGTAGATTGGTACGCTCCGGAAGAAGCTTGGTCCAGACAGCAGCATAGCGGATACGATAATAACGATGACATTTTACGAGTGGCACTGAACAAATTAGGCATTAACGTATAG
- a CDS encoding Na/Pi symporter produces the protein MEIGIAIVIGSNVGTCITAVIAAAGGASAGKFVAASHVVLNIAGALLFMPLIGQLHAASAWLSADNGAQIAHAQTLFNVTSSLLALPFCYLPIWHKKPPVSTPVAKSPMA, from the coding sequence GTGGAGATCGGCATCGCCATTGTGATCGGGTCGAACGTAGGGACCTGTATCACCGCCGTGATTGCTGCCGCTGGCGGAGCATCCGCAGGCAAATTTGTCGCAGCCTCCCATGTCGTACTAAACATTGCGGGAGCGCTGCTATTTATGCCGCTGATCGGCCAGCTGCATGCAGCTTCGGCCTGGCTGTCAGCGGATAACGGGGCGCAGATTGCGCACGCCCAGACCCTTTTTAACGTCACCAGTTCACTGCTTGCCTTGCCGTTCTGTTACTTGCCGATTTGGCACAAAAAACCACCGGTCTCCACCCCAGTGGCGAAGTCACCCATGGCCTGA